In a genomic window of Chloroflexota bacterium:
- a CDS encoding HAD family hydrolase, with protein MKMINVRSGSDLSRITTISFDGDDTLWDFRSAMENALGLTLRQLRKVVESDATQRLTVQEMIVIRDRVAYELGTAVNLDEIRHAAFVRTLEYVGAPSEEIAGNLFRFYMDARLRGTKLYTEVPAALSRLEGAYRIGLITNGNSKPVVTRIPVKFDFTVFAQDCGFSKPDPHIFRLALTASSCEPEEVLHVGDSLSDDVAGANNSGLLSAWMNRQCLKNETQVTPDLAIRDLNDLVTILV; from the coding sequence ATGAAAATGATCAATGTCAGATCAGGGTCAGATCTGTCCCGGATCACGACTATCTCGTTCGATGGTGACGATACGCTGTGGGACTTCCGGTCAGCGATGGAAAATGCGCTGGGACTGACGCTGCGGCAACTTCGAAAGGTCGTAGAAAGTGATGCGACTCAACGTTTGACCGTGCAAGAGATGATTGTGATAAGGGATAGAGTGGCGTATGAGCTGGGCACCGCCGTAAACCTAGATGAGATCAGGCATGCGGCATTCGTTCGAACGCTTGAATATGTGGGCGCGCCCAGCGAGGAAATTGCAGGAAATCTATTTCGCTTCTATATGGACGCCAGACTGAGAGGCACTAAGCTATACACTGAGGTTCCAGCCGCGTTGAGCCGTCTTGAGGGTGCATACCGCATAGGGCTGATTACCAACGGGAACAGCAAGCCCGTGGTGACTCGGATTCCAGTAAAGTTCGACTTCACAGTGTTCGCGCAAGACTGCGGCTTTTCTAAGCCTGATCCTCACATCTTCAGGTTAGCTCTCACTGCCAGCAGTTGTGAGCCCGAGGAAGTTCTCCACGTCGGAGATTCTCTGAGTGACGATGTTGCGGGCGCGAACAACAGCGGGCTGCTTAGCGCATGGATGAACCGACAATGCCTGAAAAACGAGACGCAAGTTACCCCGGACTTAGCAATCCGGGACCTAAATGACCTCGTGACGATTCTGGTCTGA
- a CDS encoding HAD hydrolase-like protein translates to MEADSPILILFDVDQTLVSLPGCGTTALNSAFEEVHGVPHAFTGMAFAGGLDLPLMKEVYLKWDLTPGGSGTPPDLSDLKSVYFRHLGELLETWTDGNACQGVPSLLVESLASEPNVQLGLETGNFRESAFIKLRRFGLDSYFQDGGFGGEHMDRADVVTSAIDACQERSGRTYSNDQIFVVGDTPSDIRAGHANHVRTLAVATGQYTTDELSEHHPSHIIQDLSDTARVVNLLLNR, encoded by the coding sequence ATGGAAGCCGACTCGCCAATTTTGATTCTATTCGATGTGGACCAGACGCTCGTCAGTCTACCCGGTTGCGGCACTACAGCCCTTAACAGCGCCTTTGAGGAGGTTCATGGCGTCCCGCATGCGTTTACTGGGATGGCCTTTGCTGGCGGCTTGGACTTGCCTCTTATGAAAGAGGTGTACCTCAAGTGGGATTTGACACCTGGGGGCTCGGGTACCCCGCCTGATCTGTCCGATCTTAAATCAGTGTACTTCAGGCATCTAGGCGAATTACTGGAGACGTGGACCGATGGCAATGCCTGCCAAGGCGTTCCGTCCCTTCTGGTGGAATCGCTCGCTTCTGAGCCGAATGTGCAGTTGGGGCTGGAGACTGGCAACTTCAGAGAATCGGCCTTCATCAAGTTACGAAGATTTGGCCTGGATTCCTATTTTCAGGATGGTGGATTCGGAGGAGAGCACATGGATAGGGCTGATGTTGTGACTAGTGCAATTGACGCATGTCAGGAAAGGTCCGGGCGTACCTACTCCAATGATCAAATTTTCGTAGTCGGTGACACGCCATCAGACATACGGGCAGGCCACGCCAATCATGTGCGGACGCTGGCGGTAGCAACCGGTCAATACACCACAGATGAGCTTAGCGAGCACCATCCCAGTCACATTATTCAAGACCTTTCAGACACTGCAAGAGTGGTCAACCTGCTGCTGAATCGATAG